The Marivirga salinae DNA window AATAGGGCTCTTCCAGCAAGAATTAGCCATAAAATTAATGCACCAAAGAACACTTGTGCTCCAGTGACTTCTGCTAACGTAAATCCTTCCTTATAGGAAATTTTAACTAATGTGGTTAAAACTCCAAAACTACAAGCACCTAAAAATACCAATATGGCTCCTCTTATCATTCCTTTTAATTTTTTGGATTGCAAAAATGAGGAAATTTTAGAAATATGAGGTATGAAAATTGAAATATAAAAGGTGGCGCACAAGTTTCCCTCTAAAAGTTGGCTGCCCTCATAACTAGCGCAAGCGTCCGCTTGTGCTTTTAACATTAAGCTCAATTGCTTTTTGGCTTAAAAATAAAGGTATAAATAAACTAAGAGGTCCAAGTGGACACTTGAACCAGTGCCTTGTTGAGAAAGAGTGCCTTTTAAAATCTCTAATTACGCAATCGTCCGCTTGTGCTTGTCTCCTTATTGGTTCTGCAGTATGCATGGCGCAAGTATCTGAGTTAGCATTTGCTATTCATCTTTCTCCGCATCTGGCTGCCCATTCACATCAAACCCAAAAACATCATTCCGGGCATAATGTCCTATCACATCAAAATCCATTTTAGCTCTGATTATTTCATCATGATCGATTTCTGCGGTGAGTAAACCTTCTTCATTGTATAAAGGACCTGCCAATATTTTTCCTAAAGGAGAAATAATGACACTACCGCCTCTTGATAATATTTCAGGTCTGTCTGCAGCTAATTCATTTTGCAGATGTTCAGGATAATCATTTTTACGGATAAATTGATTTGACCCGATTACATAGCATCTACCTTCGCAAGCGATATGAATCAAACTACTGTTCCAGCTTTCCCGTGAATCTGCAGTTGGAGCCACATAAATTTCCACACCTTTTTGATACATTGCCATTCTGGCTAAAGGCATGTAGTTTTCCCAACAAATCAATCCACCCAATTTTCCGATTTCAGTATTAAAGGTTGATAGTGTGGTGCCATCTCCTTCTCCCCAAACCAATCTTTCCGCGGCAGTAGGTTTTAATTTTCTATGTTTCCCCATCAATTTCCCTTTAGGAGAGAAATAAAGCAATGTGCAGTATAATGTTTTGCTATTCGAATCTCTTTCTGTAACCCCAATGGTGATGTATATTTCGTATTCTTTAGCCCAATTCGCAATCTGTTGGGTTTCTTCAGCACCTACTTCAACACTATTGTCCCAATATTCCCTGAATTGCTCTCTTCCTGCTTCTGTTCTGCTGCCTACTACTGTGCCAAAGCCTAAGCCAGCTGGATATGCTGGGATAAAGCTTTCGGGAAATACCAATAATTTAACTCCCTGTTCAGAAGCTTTTTGAATCCATTTTAATACAATATCCATGGTTTTGGATTTATTAAAAAGGGAAGGAGTGGCTTGCACACAACCTACTTTGAATTTTTTCATGATTAAATTTCTTTTTCAAAAATTTCCAATTGCCTTGGCAATAGCTGAAATGATTTCCGATGGTGCTCAGTTATACCAAATTCCTGTATTCCGGCTCTATGTTGTTTGGTAGGATAGCCTACATTTCTTTCCCATCCATAATGTGGATGGATTTCAGCTAAATCCCGCATTAAGGTGTCTCTATATTCTTTAGCTAAAATGGAAGCCGCAGCTATACTGAAATACTTACTATCTCCTTTTATAACACATTCATGATTAATTTCCTGATAAGGAGTAAAACGGTTTCCGTCTATCAATAAGAAATCAGGTTTTTGTTTTAATTGATCCAAGGCTTTATGCATAGCCCAAAAGGAAGCTTTTAAAATATTAACTTGATCAATTTCTTCAGGACTGCATTCAGCGATTGCCCAAGCAATGCTTTCTTCTTTAATAACATCTACCAATTCAGCTCTCTTTTTTGAACTCAATTTTTTGGAATCTGTAAGATAGGCATGTGAAAAATTTGTAGGTAAAATTACAGCTGATGCAACTACAGGGCCTGCCAAGCAACCACGGCCCACTTCATCGCAACCCGCCTCGAACTTATTGTTTTTATGAAAGTAAGCTTTTAAACTCATTTTTGTATTTTGAATAGATACCCTAATCCCATAGCAACAAAGCTTTGCTGATAATTTTCCACAGAATTAACTTGTTGAATTAAATCGAAACCTGCATGAATATCCAATTGAAATTTTGGATTAATTAGATATGTTAACCCTCCATCAAAGTAATTAGATGGGGTTAGGAACTCAGATCTAAAACCATATATCTCTGCATACACAGATAATTTCTCGTTTATGCTATAACCCGTATTTAGTGTAAACCTTATGCGCCCGAAATCATTAAATCGTTCATCGTATCCGAGATTTGCCATTAAATACCATTCAGGGTTTAGCTGGTATTTGGAAGATAATTGAACCCTGAAAAAACTATTTCTTTGAAACCTGTCAGGGCTGTATGTGTTAAATCCATATTCTACCAATATGGCAGTTTGAGGAATTAATTCTGATTCTTTAAGTAAATCTATTTTTGTACCAACTACGGCTGGCCCTGAATAACTTATCCAAAGAAATTCTGGGTTTGTCCCTGCTTCTAATAATCTTTCACTTTGATAGGTTTGACCTAGTCGTAATTCCCAACCTTTTGTTAAACCGTATTTTATAAGAGTATTATTCCAATTGATCAATTGTAGTTTGTCATTAAGATTTACTGTTTCACTTTCAAAAGAAAAACCAGCCTCTATTTGAAAATATCCTTTTGGAATAGTTTTAGGATAATCAGAAAATCCAGGTCTATCGGTATTGATTTGAATGCTGTCCTCTTGGGCATGCGAATAAAATGCAGTACCCATTAAAATCAGAAAAAGGATATATCTCATTTGTGGAATATTTTGACTGCAAGTTAATAAAATTTAATAATCCGTTTTTATTCTATTTTCGGTAAACCTTTTTATTATTATTTAGTAATCTAATTATAATTAATATATTTGTTGTAAAATAAATTTAGATTAATCTAAAAATGATTTATGTTGAGGTTATTATTTGTAGTAATTGTCTTTTTATCAAGTGTTTGTGTGTTGAGAGCACAAGTGTTTAAAGCTGTCGTAAAAGATGAGAAAGGTGAGCCTTTGC harbors:
- a CDS encoding carbon-nitrogen hydrolase family protein, with product MKKFKVGCVQATPSLFNKSKTMDIVLKWIQKASEQGVKLLVFPESFIPAYPAGLGFGTVVGSRTEAGREQFREYWDNSVEVGAEETQQIANWAKEYEIYITIGVTERDSNSKTLYCTLLYFSPKGKLMGKHRKLKPTAAERLVWGEGDGTTLSTFNTEIGKLGGLICWENYMPLARMAMYQKGVEIYVAPTADSRESWNSSLIHIACEGRCYVIGSNQFIRKNDYPEHLQNELAADRPEILSRGGSVIISPLGKILAGPLYNEEGLLTAEIDHDEIIRAKMDFDVIGHYARNDVFGFDVNGQPDAEKDE
- a CDS encoding ribonuclease HII; translation: MSLKAYFHKNNKFEAGCDEVGRGCLAGPVVASAVILPTNFSHAYLTDSKKLSSKKRAELVDVIKEESIAWAIAECSPEEIDQVNILKASFWAMHKALDQLKQKPDFLLIDGNRFTPYQEINHECVIKGDSKYFSIAAASILAKEYRDTLMRDLAEIHPHYGWERNVGYPTKQHRAGIQEFGITEHHRKSFQLLPRQLEIFEKEI
- a CDS encoding transporter; the protein is MRYILFLILMGTAFYSHAQEDSIQINTDRPGFSDYPKTIPKGYFQIEAGFSFESETVNLNDKLQLINWNNTLIKYGLTKGWELRLGQTYQSERLLEAGTNPEFLWISYSGPAVVGTKIDLLKESELIPQTAILVEYGFNTYSPDRFQRNSFFRVQLSSKYQLNPEWYLMANLGYDERFNDFGRIRFTLNTGYSINEKLSVYAEIYGFRSEFLTPSNYFDGGLTYLINPKFQLDIHAGFDLIQQVNSVENYQQSFVAMGLGYLFKIQK